TTGTACTGGCAGTACCGCTGCGAAACGCTGGGCATCGAGAGCCCGGCGTGGGGCCTGCTGGATCAGGACGGTCGGCCGGGCCGTACCCACGAAGCCGCGTGCGAGTTCTGGCGGCGGCTGAGGCCGGTGGCGAAGCGCCTGATGGCGGCGCCGGTCGAGCCGGCCGAGGCGGCGATCTACCAGTCGTCGTCGAACGAGGTGTTCCACTGGTGCCTCAACGGCGACTTCCGCACCCTGCGGCAGTCGGTCGAGCGGTTCACGCAGTGGCTGTACGAGCGGAACGTGCGGCTGACCTACGTCGGCGAAAAGGCCATCCGCCGCGGCCTGTCCGATCGGATCAAGCTGCTGGTGCTGCCGGCGGTGCACGCGCTGGACCAGGCGACGGCGGCGGCGATCGTGGCGTGGGTGCGAAAGGGCGGCACGCTGATCTGCGAGGCCCTGACCGGCATGTACGATCTGACCGCGGGCCGCCATGGCATGGTGCTGCCGGGCGCCGGACTGGCTGAGGGGTTGGGTCTGCGTGAGATCAACCCGACGGCGAGCGTGCACCTGAAGCTCAGCGACCAGAGCGAAGGGGCGATGCAGCTTGTCGGCGACACGGCCAAGGCGTTCGAGGCCCACGGGACTCGCGGCGGCGACCTGGTGCCGCTGAGCACGGCCGACGGGGCTACGCTGTGGGGCAAGACGCACTACGCCGAGTTGGAGGCCGAGGGCCTGGAGGCGCTGGCCGGACTGCCCGGCCACCCGCCGTGCGCGGGCTGGCGCAAGGTCGGCGACGGCGGCGTGCTGTACATCGGCACGCTGATCGCGTGGGACCGCAACGCCAGGACGCCGGACGTGCTGGACGGCGTGCTGGAGCGGGCGGCGGTCCGGTCGGGCGTGGCGCGCGACTGCCCGCCGTGGCGGGCCGCTGCGGCCGGCGTGCGGATCGACCGCTTGGACACCGGCGACGGCGAGGCGTTCGCCGCGGTCAACATGACCGGCTCGCCGGTGGAACTGACGTATGACGGCGATGAGCCGCTGACGGCCCTGTACGGGTCGCGGATGGATGGCTCGCGCCTGACGCTGGCGAACGGCACAGCCGATCTGCTGGTCCCGAGTCGATGGCTTAAGGCATAACCTCCAGTGGAATGATCCGATGACAAAGAACGCCGCGGTCAGAACCGTTTCGAACGGCCGGATGTCGCTTTCCTTCGATGCCCGGACCGGTGCGCTGCTGGCGATCCGCAACCTGGAGACCGGCGGAACGTGCCTGAACGCCGGGCGGTCCGCAGCGAGTCCGTTCGCGGTGTATCACGACTTCCATAGGGAGTTCGACGTCGAGCTGCGGTCGGGCTACGGGACCAACCGGATCACGCCGCCGGCCAAGATCGCAAGCAGCGAGTTCTCTGCGAAGCGGGCGACGGCGGAATTTCGCGGGCAGGGCTCGCGAACGCGGATCGCCTATCAGAATCCCGATCAACCGTGGCGGGCCGAATTGACCGTCGAGGCCGGTGAAGGCAAGGACTTCGTCCGCCTGAGGCTGAAGGTGACCAACGTCAGCGATCAGCCGCGGGCGATGATGGCCGTCTTCCCGTATTTGCATGGTATTCGTCTCGGCGACGGGCGGAAGAACCTGATGGCGGTCAACGACGAGGCGGGATACATCCGGCCGCTGTGGGCCAAGCCGTGTTGCGACTACCGCCATCCGGAGGCGGGCGGCATCCACGGCTGCGGTATGCAGGTCAGCATGCAGTGGGGCTGCGCGTTCGACGAAGCCAGCGGCGACGCCCTCGGATTCATCGTCGAAGATCCGGACTTCCGCAACAAGGAAATCGCCTACGACAAACCGTCGATCCAGGTCCGGTACTTCCCGCCGCGGATGCTCGAATCGGGCCAGAGCGCGGAGTTCCCAGCGGTGCGGCTCATGGCGTACCGCGGCGACTGGAAGCCGACGGCGCAGGCCTATCGCAAGTGGTTCACACGCAGCTTCGACCTTCCGCCGCTGCCCAAGTGGTTCCGCAATATCGACAGCCACCGCGGAGCGTGGAGCTTCAAACCCGGCCAGCAGATCGAACAGCCGCCGGAGGCGATCACCGCCCTGGGTAACTTCATGGAGTCCTTCGAGGACCTGCCGAGCATCTACCTGCGCCAGCCGTCGGAACTGGTGGAGCTGTGCTTCTTCAGCCACGCCTCGATGGGCGCCGACGTGACCGGCCGGCGATTCGCCCACATGGACGGCGACAACACCGTGCGGGCGGACCTCGGCGGGACGGCGGCGATGCGCGAGGGCGTACGCCGGCTGCACGCGATGGGCTATCGCTTCACGCTCTACGTCGAAGGCTACATCATCAACGACGACGCCGATATCGTGACCAAAGGCGAGGCCCGGCAATGGGCCGTGACCAACCGCGACGGGACCAACCAGGGGCTCTACTCGCAGGCCCGCTGCCTGCACATGTGCCCCGGATCGGCGGGCTGGCAGGAGCATCTGGCCCGCACCTGCGCAGCCCTGGTCCGCGAGACGGGCGCGGACGGCATCCGGCTCGATTCGCTGGGCGGGTACTTCTTTCCGTGCTTCAACCCAGCCCATCATCACGAGAGCCCCTTCGACTACAACCGGTGGCTTGGCGAGTTGCTGGCCAAAGTGGGGCGAGCGGTCCGCGAGGTGAATCCCGACTGCCTGCTGATGACCGAGACCGCCTCCGAGATCATTCGGCCGCACTTCCACGGGTCGCTCAGCCAGGCGGTCAACGAGGCTCAGGTGACGGCCAGCCGCGACGTTCCGACGATGCGGGTGGCGATGCCCGAGTACGGGATCATCCTGCATAACCCGCACGGCCCCGTCTCAGCGTCGCTGGCGGGCTTTCCCGGCGGATCGGTCTCGTGGCCGGCCAGCGGCAAGTTCGCCGAGACGGAACGCCGATGGCGGATGGCGCGGTTCCCGGTCGGGCACGTGCTGCGGTGGGGCGATGCGGCGTACGACAATCCGCCGTCTGATCGGGCGGACGTGACGACGCGGCGCTTTGGCGGGCAAGGCATGGACGTGGTCGTTGGCGCACGCCATCGCTATCCGCGAGGCAAGAACCTCAGCGGTTACTACGTTCGCAACACGGACATCGACATTCGCCGCGATCCGGTGCGGTTCAGCGCGACCGTCGACGGGCTGCCGGCCAGGCCCACACGGGTCTACCTGGTGGACATTCTGAACCGAACGGCACGGACGGTCAGCGGCCGCTTCGCCCGCGGGTCGGCGACGTTCGAGGTCGATGCGAACTGGTTCCAGTTAATCGTCCTCCATGATCGGGATCTGCCGTTGGCGACCATGCGGGAGCCGCAGCCAGCGCAGAGCGGCCGGACGATTTCGATTGATGTGGACCTGATCGGCCCGAAGAAGGGCGCCTCACTGCGCGGCGTTCTGCGGGCCCAAAGCCTCGGCGTCGAAAAGACGGCGGTGACGCTGCCCGGTCCGGTGCGCCTGGCGATTCCCACGAACGCTCCGGCGGGCATGCACGTGCTGACGCTCGAAGGCGGCGGCTTTCTTGGCGCCAAGTGCTTCCTGAAGGTCGAGGGCGGCCGGTAGGGCGGCTCTATCTCGCTTGGCGGTTCAGGAGGTCGCGGATATTCTGCTTCATGGCCCGCGTGGCCTTGCCGCGGTGGCTGATCGCGTTCTTCTCCTGACGGGAAACCTCAGCCGTCGTCTTGCCCAAATCCGGCACCAGGAAATGCGGGTCGTAGCCGAAACCGTTTTGCCCGCGCGGCTTGTCGATGATTACTCCCTCGATCGTCCCTTCCGCCGTCGCCAGCACCTCGCCGGAGGGTTCGACCAGGGCCATCACGCAGCGGAACCGCGCGGCACGCCTCTCACGCGGCACGCCGGCCAGTTCGCGCACGAGTTTGGCGTTGTTGGCCGCGTCGTCGCACGGTTCGCCCGCATACCGGGCGGAGATCACGCCGGGCGCTCCGCCCAGCGCATCGACCTCCAAGCCGGAGTCGTCGGCGAGAGCCAGCAGCCCGGACCGCTGGGCGTAGTAGCGGGCCTTGGCGCAGGCGTTCTCCTCG
The Phycisphaerae bacterium DNA segment above includes these coding regions:
- a CDS encoding cellulase family glycosylhydrolase, which codes for MTPDSLPFLYGCEYYRAPTPARRYWAEDLQRMADAGFNAVKLFIQWRWVHRGPDRFWFDDHDELMDLAAKVKLPVTINLIFDTAPVWLFDRHPEAYMVTADGQTLISRAVVCRQIGGYPGPCFNHEGAWAEREAFIRATASRYGGHPAMGMWDVWNEPESCLYLREPDARTLVCYCGRCDEGFKAWLKDKYGQVERLNDVWGRCYDDFSQVELPRDPQLFCDMIDWRLFHQQSLAAEGRRRLALVKSLDAKHPVYLHPVPNTTHFNAVTSVDMYDIAEGGDCYAGSVIGFPLNPLHILAGSEGRVCYSAESHLRPGMTGVYPRTLTLDTIAWEFVAQIGLGIRGFLYWQYRCETLGIESPAWGLLDQDGRPGRTHEAACEFWRRLRPVAKRLMAAPVEPAEAAIYQSSSNEVFHWCLNGDFRTLRQSVERFTQWLYERNVRLTYVGEKAIRRGLSDRIKLLVLPAVHALDQATAAAIVAWVRKGGTLICEALTGMYDLTAGRHGMVLPGAGLAEGLGLREINPTASVHLKLSDQSEGAMQLVGDTAKAFEAHGTRGGDLVPLSTADGATLWGKTHYAELEAEGLEALAGLPGHPPCAGWRKVGDGGVLYIGTLIAWDRNARTPDVLDGVLERAAVRSGVARDCPPWRAAAAGVRIDRLDTGDGEAFAAVNMTGSPVELTYDGDEPLTALYGSRMDGSRLTLANGTADLLVPSRWLKA
- a CDS encoding XTP/dITP diphosphatase, whose protein sequence is MTTERTTILLATGNRGKFDEIAAEFADMPIRLLSLKDLPPMPEAEESGQTFEENACAKARYYAQRSGLLALADDSGLEVDALGGAPGVISARYAGEPCDDAANNAKLVRELAGVPRERRAARFRCVMALVEPSGEVLATAEGTIEGVIIDKPRGQNGFGYDPHFLVPDLGKTTAEVSRQEKNAISHRGKATRAMKQNIRDLLNRQAR